In the genome of Luteitalea pratensis, the window GTGATCTTCGGCACGGTCGCCTCGGCATACGCGTACAGCAGTTTGGCGCCATGGCGGATGATGCCACCGAACTCCTGGACGGTGCCGGGCAGGAAGCCGGGAACGTCCTCGAAAGTCACCAGGGGCAGATTGAAGGCATCGCAGAAGCGCACGAAGCGCGCGGCCTTGACCGAAGCATCGATGTCGAGCGTGCCTGCCAGGTGGGCTGGCTGGTTCGCGACGACTCCGACGGGGCGTCCGCCCATCCGCGCGAAGCCGACGATGATGTTCCTGGCGTAGTGCTGCTGGACCTCGAGAAACACGCCCTCGTCGACGACCGCCACGATCACGTCGTGCATGTCGTACGGCTGGTTGGGGGACTCGGGCACGATCGCGTCGAGTTCGGGCACCTCCCGGTCGGCCGGGTCGGCCGAGGCGACGAACGGCGGATCGTCGATGTTGTTCGACGGCAGGTACGAGAGCAGTTCGCGGACGAGCGCAAGCGCGGCCTCGTCGTCGTGCACGGCGAAATGCGCCACTCCACTGCGCGCGTTGTGCGTCATCGCGCCGCCGAGGTCCTCCTTGCTGACGTCTTCGTGCGTGACGGTGCGAATCACGTCTGGTCCGGTCACGAACATGTAGCTCGTGTGCTCGGCCATGATCGTGAAGTCGGTGATCGCCGGCGAGTACACCGCACCGCCGGCGCACGGCCCGAGGATCGCCGACACCTGCGGCACGACCCCGGAGGCGAGCGTGTTGCGCAGGAAGATGTCGGCGTAGCCGGCAAGTGACGCGACCCCTTCCTGGATCCGCGCCCCGCCGGAGTCGTTCAGGCCGACGATGGGGGCGCCGACCTTCAGCGCCTGGTCCATCACCTTGCAGATCTTCGCGGCGTTGGTTTCCGAGAGCGACCCGCCGAAGACCGTGAAGTCCTGCGCAAACGCGTACACGACGCGGCCGTCGATCCGGCCGCTGCCACAGACGACGCCGTCGCCGGGAATCTGCTGTGCCTCCATGCCGAAGTCCCGGCACCGGTGGACGACGAGCTTGTCCACTTCCTCGAAGGTGCCCGGATCGAACAGCCGCTCGACGCGCTCGCGCGCGGTCAGCTTGCCGGACTGGTGCTGGCGGGCAATGCGATCGGCGCCGCCGCCGATCGCTGCGCGCTGCTCGAGCGCGGCCAGGCGCGCCGACGGGCTCTCATGCGACATGGGCTATTTCTGCTGCGCTTTCTCCCAGTCCTTCAGGAACCGCTCGAGGCCGATGTCGGTGAGCGGATGCTTGAAGAGTGCCTCGATGACCGACGGCGGGCACGTGCAGATGTCGGCCCCCAGTTTGGCGGCCTCGACGATGTGCAGCGGGCCACGCGTGCTCGCCACGAGTACCTGCGTCGTGTACTCGTAGTTGTCGTAGATCTCGACGATGTCCTCGATCAGGTCCATCCCGACGTGTGCGATGTCGTCGAGGCGGCCGACAAACGGGCTCACGAAGTACGCACCGACCTTGGCCGCAATCAGCGCCTGCGCCGCCGAGAACACGAGCGTGACGTTGACCCGCGTGCCCTCTTCGGTGAGCGTCTTGCACGCCCGCACGCCGGCCTGCGTGAACGGCACCTTGACGACGATGTGCTCGGAGATCTTGCGCAGTTCGCGGCCCTCGCGCAGCATCCCGTCGTACTCGGTGGACACGACCTCCCCGCTGACGGGGCCATGGACGATGTCGCAGATCTCCTTGAGGATGTCGCGGGGGTCCCGCGTCTCCTTCGCCATCAGCGAGGGGTTGGTGGTGACGCCGTCGATGATGCCAAGCGCGTGCAGCCGCTTGATGTCGGCGATGTTGCCTGTGTCGACGAAGAACTTCATGTGACCTTGCCTCCTGATCGGCCGGGCTTGGAGAGCCGGCCCTACCGTCGTTCTCGCTAGCGACCCGCGACGATCGGGTTGCGCAATTCCCCGATGCCCTGCACACGCACGACGAACTCGTCGCCGGGGTGCAGCGGTCCGATGCCCGCGGGTGTGCCGGTCGACACGATGTCGCCCGGCAGCAGCGTCATGATGCGCGAGATGTACGCGATCAATGTTGCCACGGGAAAGATCAGCTCGCGGGTGCTGGACTGCTGTCGTACCTCGCCGTTGAGCCGGCCCGTGATTTCGAGGTCGTCGGCCGACAGGCCCGTGGTGATACAGGGACCGAGCGGCGCGAACGTGTCGAACCCCTTCGCCCGCGTGTAGCGCCCGTCCTTCTTCTGCAGGTCGCGAGCGGTGACGTCGTTCATGCACGTCAACCCGAGCACATGCGACAGCGCGTCGGCCTCGGACACCTTCGTGGCGCGCCGGCCGATCACCACCGCCACCTCCGACTCGTAGTCGACGCGGCCCACGCCCTCGGGCAGTTCGATCGCCTCGCCGGGGTTGACGATGGCGCTCGAGGGCTTGAGGAAGATCAGAGGCTCGGCGGGCAGCGGCTTGCCCTGCTCGGCGGCGTGATCCTTGTAGTTGAGGCCGATGCAGACGATCTTCGATGGCACCACCGGCGCGAGCACGACCGTCGGAGCGTCGACTGCCACGCCACGGCGCCAGTCGCCGAAGGGATCGCCGTCGAGGGCGTGATGCGCCCCGTCGTCTTCCACCACGTAGCCGATCGGTGTCCTGTAGATGTTTGCCATGGTCTCCTGACGAAGGCAGGCTGCGGGCTGCAGGCTGCCTGCTCGCGTAGCCGGTAGCCCGAAGCCTGTAGCCTACCTGGCGCTCTCTCGCACCCGGTTGCTCTCCGGGCTCGCGTTGGCCGGCGTCGACTTGTCGACCGCGACGACCGCATAGATGTACATCACGCCGGCCTGCGCGCTCGTGTCCCGATAGGTCGCCTCGGTGACCGGCGTCTCGGTGATTGGCTTGAGCGCCTCGCCTTCGACGCCCCGCAGCACCAGGTACCCGAGCAGGTCAGGAGCGGTGACCGGTTCCCATATCAGCGAGACGCCGCCGCCGCTGCCCACGGCGACGAGGCCTGTCGGTGCCGGCGGCGGGTAGGTGTCGACGGCGGTGACGCAGGTGGACGGCGACAGCGGACTCTCGATCGTGACCGCGCCCCGCTTCTCCACGGTGCGCAACGCGTAGCACCGCGCGACGCCGAAGGTCATCCGCGGGTCGTTGAACGTCGTCGTCTCGATTGGCGTGGTGTTGATGGGCCCGCCCGGTGGCGGGCTGGTCACGCCCGGCGCAGGCACTTCGTAGACGCGATACGACTGCGGCGTGCCGTAGAGCACGAGCGGACGCGCCGGCAGCAGCGCATCCTCCTGCTTGGCCGCCATGGCCGCCTTGTAGGCGGCGTCGGTAACCGTTGGCTGGATGGGCATTTGCGCGCCCGGAGGCGTCGTCCAGGTGAGCGTGAACGACGTCGCATCGTGCGTCACGGCCGGCGCGGGCGGCGCCGGCGGCGCCGGTACGAGCGGTACGGCCAGCGGCGTCGAGGGCGGCCCGGCGGTGCCCCGCGTGGAATACGGGATGACGATGTAATGCCGCGCAACCTGCGTCTCCGGCTGCGGCCAGAGGAGGATGCGGCCCGTTCCCTCTGTCGAGGGCACCGGCGCATCGTCCACGTCGTCTCCGACGGCGGCACGGATCTTCGCGACCTTGGCGGCGTCGGGGTGCTCGAAGATGGTCGTGCGCAGCGTGTCCGTCAGCGTCTCTTCGACGCGAACGACGTCGCCCTGTGCGGGCCGCGGATCCACCGGTGCGGCTGGCGTCGGCGCGGCAGCAGGCTGCGCCTGCTCGCCGGCTTTGCCCGGCTGCACTTCCCCTTCAGGCGGGGGCGGCGGCTGTACCTCGACACGCCCGACGTGGGTCAGCAACCCCTCCATCTCACGAACGGTCAGCGCCCGGGCCAGCGGTCCCTCGGGCTTCCCGGTCGCGGCATAGACATCAACGTAGGCCAGGTCGGCCGGGGTGGAGCCGTCGCCGTTGCCTGTCGGCACGGTGAACTGCACCTGCACCGTTTCGCCGAGGCGCGACGCGGTGACATCGGAGATCGCGGCGGGGCTTGGCCGGTGGGGCGCCAACGGGGGCCCCTTCTTCCCACACGCGGTCGTGATCGGGAGCATACTGGCGAGCAAGACACTGAGCAGGAGTGGTCGGGCGCAATGCACGGGCCCCCTATCGTACTCTGCGGGCGACGAGGTGACGCCTCACGGGGACAACCGCAAGCGCGATGCCCGCTGGCGCGTGATGAACGGCGGCGCCTGTGTGGCAGGCTTGTTGCAGATTCCGAGCCGTACCCCGTCCGGAGTGCACCATGAAGAGCACACTCGTCACATCGATCCTGCTCGCAGGGCTCGTGTTCGTGAATACGCCCTCGGCCGTCCAGGCCCAGCACAACCGCAACCCGAGCGGCGGCGGTGGCGGCAGCTCGAGTGGCGGAACTTCCAGTGGGGGGAGTTCGAGCGGTAGCGACAGCACAGGGAGCGCGGTGCCGCGCGGTGGCGGCAGTTCGCCGTGGGGCGGTGGCAGCGTCTCATCCCGGCCGAGTGAGCCGACTTCGTCCTCATCCGGCGCCCGCGGTCCGGCACGGGTGTCCGGCAGCGGTACACGGTCGTACGGCAGCAACGGTGCCGATGGCGGCACCGGGAGCACGACCGTGCCGCCGTACTCGCGCGCCCGCAATGGCGCTCCCGTGACCGGCTATGGCGTGCCGCGCGGATCGGTGGCCACGTTGCCGCCGATTATCTCGGGCCCGATCTACTGGGGTCCGGACGACTGGTACTTCTATCCCTGGGGTTACGGAGCGCTCGCCCTTGGGTATTTCTGGGATCCGTGGATGTGGACCGGGTACTACGGCGGCGGTGGCTACCCGTGGATGGACCCGTACTGGAGCGGTGGCGGCGGAGGCGGGGGCGGCAGCTACGGCAGCTGGGACAACGCCAACGGCTCGCCTGACGCCAACAGTCAGTCGCCGGCGGAGGAGAACCCGCTGGACTCGAACGGCCCGACAGGTGGACTACGCCTGAAGGTGGAGCCGCGGGAGGCCGAGGTCTACGTCGACGGCTTCTACGCCGGTCGCGTCGATGACTTCGATGGCGCGATGCAGAAACTGAAGGTCGTCCAGGGTTCGCATCGCATCGAGTTGCGCGCGGAGGGGTACGAGACGGCGACGTTCACGGTCAACGTCATCGCCGGCGAGACCACGAGCTACAAGACCGAGCTGAAGCGTCATTGATAGGCTGTGGCGCATGGCGCCACGGCTGGCCACGCACCTTCTGGGCCTCTGCAACGTCGTTGCAGGGGCCCTCGTCGCATGTGCCCCCGTGATCCTCATGCCGGGACTGAACGGACTCGACTCGCCGGGCGCACGTCTTCTCGGCGTGTCACTTGGCGTCGTGCTCGTATCCGTGGGTATCGGCGCCTGGCTCATCCCTGCCGACGGACGTCGGGTCTACCTGTGGATCTTCGGGGTGGCCGTCAAGGTCGTGGCCTCGGCCGTCTGGGGCGCCGCCGCGCTGACGACCGGCGTGGCGATGCTGGCCGCTGGGGCAGCCCTCGATCTGGCGGTCGCGCTGGCCATTGCCGGCATGTTGAGCAACACGCGCTAGCACGCGTCGAGCAGGCTCGAAACCTACCTCCCACCTCGGCGTCGACGTCGACCAGGGTGATGTCTTCGCGCGCTGCTCGGGTCGCCTCTTCAGCGACGGCTCTACGCTTTGGCGACGAGACGACGCTGGAAGAGCCAATACACGGGGATGCCGGCGGCGAGGATCGCGAGACCGCCGAGTGATGGCAGTGGCTCCCTCCAGATGGCGTTGACAACCATCGCCGCGCTCGCGAGCACGAACAGGCCCGGCGCCACCGGGTAGCCGAGCGCGCGAAACGGACGCGGCGCGTCGGGCTCGCGACGCCGCAACACGAACAGCGCCAGGACGGCAATCCCGGCAAACAGCACCACGGCAAACCCGGTGTAGGTGACCAGCCGTTCGAACGTGCCCGTCAGCACGAGCACCGCGCTCCAGGCGGCCTGCGCGGCAATCGCGAACGCGGGGGTGTGCGTGCGCGGATTGACACGCGCGGCTGGTGCGAGGAACAAGCCGTCTCGCGCCATGGCGTAGTACACGCGCGGACCCGCGAAGATGTTGGCGCTGATGCTCCCCAGCACGATGAAGATGCTGACGACGGTCAACAGGTCGGCCACCCGCGGCCCGAACAGCACCTCGGCCGCTGCATCGACGATCCGCACCTGCACCGTCGACATCGCCCGCACGTCGAGCGCATACAGGTACACGACGTTCATCGCGACGTACACGATGACCACGGCGATGGTGCCCATCGCGAGCGCGCGCGGCACGTTGCGGGTCGGATCCTTCACTTCTTCGGCCAGGTACGCGGCGGCATTCCAGCCCGAGTAGCTGAACATCACCGGAATCAGCGCCAGCAGCATGCCCGAGGGCACCCACGGCGCCCCTCCCGTGAAATGCGCAGTCGATCCCTGACCGATCGAGAGCCCGGCGGCGACGAAGACGAGCAGCGCGCAGACCTTCACGAGTGCGAGCGCGTTCTGGACCAGGCGTCCCGGACCGATGCCGAGGATGTGAACGAGTGAGAGCGCGAAGATCGCGGTGAGCGACACGATCGCCTGCGCGGACAGCGTCAGGGTCACGACCCCGAGCGGCAGGCTGACCCAGGGCGTCGCATCACCCGCGGCGGGAAAGAAACGTCCGACGAATCCCGCAAGGCCAACCGAGGTCGCCGCGATGGCGCCAGAGAAGCCGGCGACAAAGGACGTCCAGCCGGTGAGGAATGCCGCCAGGGGGCCGAACGCCTCGCGAAGGTAGACGTACTCGCCGCCCGACTTCGGCCGCAGCGCCGCGAGTTCGGCGTAGGCCATCGCACCTGCGAATGCGAGCACGCCGCCGCCGAGCCATACTGCGAGCATCGCGGACGGGTTGCCCACCATCCCGGCAACGATCGCCGGCATGAACAGGATGCCGCTGCCGATGACATTGGAGACGACGACGGCTGCCGCGTCGTAGGCCGAGAGCCGCCGTTCGAGCTGGTCCGAACGTGCCGGTTCGCCGCCGGCCCCGCCTGGCGTGTGCGCCGGCGTCACTTCCTGGCCGCCGGTGCCTTGGCGATGAGGAGCAGCTGGCGATCGACGACGAGTTCGCTCAGCTTCACCCATTGGTTGCCGCCCTGCTTGGCAAACAGCTGCACCTGCACATCCTGGAAGCTGGCGTGCTGGAACATCTCGCGCCGCGCCTGTTCACCCGAATACCCGAACATCGAGCGCAGCGTGAAGGGACCGACTTCCTGGCCGGCTGGAAGGCCGCTGTAGCCGATGCCCTGGACCAACTGCGCGCCGAGTTCCTCGGGGTCGCCGATGACACGAAACACGGCATTGAACTGGACACTGTGAATGGGCCGGCCAGCCTTGTTGCGTACCTTGAAGGCGATCGTCGGCAGCAGCCGGTTCTGTCCCGACGCGTGGCCGCCATCGTCGTAGCCCGTCTTGACGTCGAACACCTCGATTGCCTCCGGCACGGTGGCTGATCGTCCGCAACCCGCCGCAAGGAGCAACGTGGCGGCAAGCACGAACATGCGTCGATCGAGGCGGAACATGCGGCGGATTCTAGCGCAGAACGCTAGAACTTCGTCGGGCCCCGAGGGCCCCGACGATAAGCGTTGTGAGCCGAGCTCGCGTCAGCGAACGGAGGCGAATTAGAACTCCTTCACGATGACGCGGGTGCGCGCCTGCGCTCGCGTCAGCCGCTGCGCACGGAAATCTACGAGGTCCGACACTCGTACGCTCAAGGTCACCGTGACCATGTCCGACACCGTGTCGGGGAAGGCCATGTAGCCGGCGTCGCGGGCGGCAACGGTTACCCACTCGGCGGGCGGCAACTGCAACGACCCGGCGTAGTCGAGCATCGCGTCGGCGAGCGCCTGCTTGACTTCGTCCTCGTAGGCGGCGCTCGGGTCGACCATGGCCTCGGCCGGCGCCTCGGCCGCGGGGGTCGCAGGCAGCGTATTGGCCAGGGGGGTCGGCGCGACGGGGGCCGGAGACGACGCGGTCGCACCGCTACGATCGGCGGCGACCATCGGCGGCGCAACCTGGTCGGCGACGGCGCCTGTCGTGGAAAGGGCCGTGCGGCGCTGCGGGGCAGTGGGGGCACGCGGGGTCAACGAGAGCTGCAGTTGCACCGTGCGGATGGCCCTCTCGAGGTCGGCGCGCACGACAGGATCCTGCTCCGACGAGTACACCTTCTGCAGTGACGCGAGTACCCGCTCGTCGCGATCCTGGCTCAGGACCCGTAATGCCCAGTTGACGCTCTCGCTGAGCCGCGGCACCTCGACGGAGAAGAAGAGCCCGTAGCCGTCGATGCGGAAGCCCTGCGCCTTCGGGGTGCCCGCCAGGGCGAGCACGTCGGGCGTGACGGCCTGCAGGCGTCGCCGCATCATGTCGGCCGCGTGCTGGACGGCACGCTCGAGGACGTTCTCCATCTGTCGGACGTGGTAGCGCGCACTGAGCGTCGCACCGCGCCCGCTGTCGGCCCTGGGAGATGTCGCGGAAGGATCGGCGCCCGGCGTCAGGGCGCCGGTGGCAGGGGCCGGTGGCGGAACCTGCGCCGAAACAGGCGCGGCGCTCGCGGCAACCAGGAGGGTTCCGGAGCACAGCAGCAAGGCCCCCGAGAGGAAGCTGGAACGCGAGGCAGCTGACACGGGAGTAAAGACGCCCGGATCAGGGTCGTGGCTGTGTCGCGGCCACCCGGCGCAGCAGATCACCGCGCTGCTGCTCGATGCGCTGGAGGGTCTGCTCGACCTGGACGATGTCGCTTTGACGGGCAAGTTCGAACTGGCGGCCGAGTTCGGTAACCCGGAGCGCGAGGTTGGCCTGCTGACGGATTTCGCTTTGATCGAGCAGATCCTGCACCTGCTTCAGTAACTCGGCGTCGCTCGTGGTCCGGCCCGGGGCTGCTGGCGTGGCCTGCACTGCCGCGCGCAGCGCGACGGGCCCCTGCTCATGCCGGTTTTCCTGAATCATCCGGCTGACGTCGCCGCGAATCTGGGTGGCGAGCAGGTCGAAGTCCGCACGCCACGGCGGCTCGCCCACTGCCGCCGTGCTGACCCAGGTGCCCTCAGTGGGCGTGGCTGGTGCGGCGGTCCTGGCGGTCTTGAGCGAATCGGTGGAAGACACGGCAGCGTTGGCGCGCTCCGGGATCCGTTCGACTCCGGTCCGAATGCGCAGGCCCTGCTCGCTGTAGGTGATGTCGAAGCGGGCGAGCGACACGGCTGCGCCAAGGACGAGAACGGCGGCAGCCGCGAGCCCACCTCTCCAGAGTGTGGTACGCCACGGCGACCGTTCGGTGTGGACGAACGCGAAACCAAGTGGGAGGCGTGGAGCGTGCCAGGCGCCAAGCGCCCCCCGGGCGGTGTCGAGCGACGTCAAGACGTCAGCGCACTGTGGGCACCGATTGACGTGGGCCTGCAGGAGCGCCCTTTCGTCGGGTGCGCCCTCATCGTCGTAGAGCAGGACGAGCAAGGCATCGGGGTCAGGACAGGGCGTCACATCGGTCATGTTGCGTAGCCGTCAGCGTCGACGCGCCTCCGCGCCAGACGCTGGCCGTGCATGCGGGAGCACCACGTCTGCCGTGATGCCCTGCCGCTCCAGCTCTCGCCGGAGCACGACCAACCCCTGGTAGAGGCGTGTCTTCACTGTACTCAAGGGGCAGTCCAGCAGATCCGCGATCTCCTGGAACGTGAGCCCCTGGTATTCCTTGAGGACAATGGCCTTTCGCTGATCTTCGCTCAGCGCCGCCATGGCCCGGTTGACTGCGGCGCCCAGGTCCCGGCGCGCCACCAGATCCTCGACCGACTCCACCGGCCCGTGCTCGCCGGCAAGCTCGATCACATCCACACCTTCGGGCGCCTCGACAAACGGCGCCCGCTTCTGCCGCCGGATCCAGTCACGGCAGAGGTTCAGGGTAATCCGATACAGCCACGACGAGAACTTCGCGTCGCCGCGGAAACCGCCGAGCGACCGGTAGGCGCGAAGGAATGCCTCCTGCACGAGGTCGCGCGCTTCTTCCTCGCGCCCGATGACCCGGTACGCCAAGGCATAGATTGGCCGCTCCCAGCGAACTACCAGCTGGTTGAAGCTGTCGACATCGCCACCCGCGGAACGGGCAACGAGCTCCTCGTCGCTGGATGTCATCTGCACAGCAGGGCTCGGGGCATCGCCTCCTCGTGTCCTGTTCTTCTGACGCACGGGGGCGGAAATGGTTGGTTCGGACACCTGCAGGTGTCGAAGCTGGTCTCCGGTGAGGACAGATGCGGACATTGGCACGCTCCTGCGCGCCCTCAGTGCAAGCCTCCGGCCAAAGGACGCTCTCGAACGTCCGGTCACAAATCTTTCACAAACAGGCCGAAATACTGGCAAAACCGAGTGACGACCAACTTGCCGGCGATCACTGCAGCAGGCGCGTCGACCCGACGCTTACGTACCTCGAAAAAGCTGACGCGCCCGCGTCGCCACTCTTGACTGCTTCGATCCTCGGCATTCGTCCTTCGGCCATGAGTCAGGCGTTAGGCGTTAGGCGTCAGGCGTTGGCCTGCCGCCCTCCTGCTAGGATCGCGGGCGTGTTGCAGTTGG includes:
- a CDS encoding anti-sigma factor family protein translates to MTDVTPCPDPDALLVLLYDDEGAPDERALLQAHVNRCPQCADVLTSLDTARGALGAWHAPRLPLGFAFVHTERSPWRTTLWRGGLAAAAVLVLGAAVSLARFDITYSEQGLRIRTGVERIPERANAAVSSTDSLKTARTAAPATPTEGTWVSTAAVGEPPWRADFDLLATQIRGDVSRMIQENRHEQGPVALRAAVQATPAAPGRTTSDAELLKQVQDLLDQSEIRQQANLALRVTELGRQFELARQSDIVQVEQTLQRIEQQRGDLLRRVAATQPRP
- a CDS encoding acyl-CoA carboxylase subunit beta, translated to MSHESPSARLAALEQRAAIGGGADRIARQHQSGKLTARERVERLFDPGTFEEVDKLVVHRCRDFGMEAQQIPGDGVVCGSGRIDGRVVYAFAQDFTVFGGSLSETNAAKICKVMDQALKVGAPIVGLNDSGGARIQEGVASLAGYADIFLRNTLASGVVPQVSAILGPCAGGAVYSPAITDFTIMAEHTSYMFVTGPDVIRTVTHEDVSKEDLGGAMTHNARSGVAHFAVHDDEAALALVRELLSYLPSNNIDDPPFVASADPADREVPELDAIVPESPNQPYDMHDVIVAVVDEGVFLEVQQHYARNIIVGFARMGGRPVGVVANQPAHLAGTLDIDASVKAARFVRFCDAFNLPLVTFEDVPGFLPGTVQEFGGIIRHGAKLLYAYAEATVPKITVITRKAYGGAYCVMSSKHLRTDVNLAWPTAELAVMGPEGAVNILYKREIEAAPDPVAARGAKAQEFRDAFANPYVAATRGFLDEVIAPRLTRQRICHALDRLQTKRETMPAKKHGNIPL
- a CDS encoding fumarylacetoacetate hydrolase family protein; the encoded protein is MANIYRTPIGYVVEDDGAHHALDGDPFGDWRRGVAVDAPTVVLAPVVPSKIVCIGLNYKDHAAEQGKPLPAEPLIFLKPSSAIVNPGEAIELPEGVGRVDYESEVAVVIGRRATKVSEADALSHVLGLTCMNDVTARDLQKKDGRYTRAKGFDTFAPLGPCITTGLSADDLEITGRLNGEVRQQSSTRELIFPVATLIAYISRIMTLLPGDIVSTGTPAGIGPLHPGDEFVVRVQGIGELRNPIVAGR
- a CDS encoding APC family permease, which gives rise to MTPAHTPGGAGGEPARSDQLERRLSAYDAAAVVVSNVIGSGILFMPAIVAGMVGNPSAMLAVWLGGGVLAFAGAMAYAELAALRPKSGGEYVYLREAFGPLAAFLTGWTSFVAGFSGAIAATSVGLAGFVGRFFPAAGDATPWVSLPLGVVTLTLSAQAIVSLTAIFALSLVHILGIGPGRLVQNALALVKVCALLVFVAAGLSIGQGSTAHFTGGAPWVPSGMLLALIPVMFSYSGWNAAAYLAEEVKDPTRNVPRALAMGTIAVVIVYVAMNVVYLYALDVRAMSTVQVRIVDAAAEVLFGPRVADLLTVVSIFIVLGSISANIFAGPRVYYAMARDGLFLAPAARVNPRTHTPAFAIAAQAAWSAVLVLTGTFERLVTYTGFAVVLFAGIAVLALFVLRRREPDAPRPFRALGYPVAPGLFVLASAAMVVNAIWREPLPSLGGLAILAAGIPVYWLFQRRLVAKA
- a CDS encoding RNA polymerase sigma factor — protein: MTSSDEELVARSAGGDVDSFNQLVVRWERPIYALAYRVIGREEEARDLVQEAFLRAYRSLGGFRGDAKFSSWLYRITLNLCRDWIRRQKRAPFVEAPEGVDVIELAGEHGPVESVEDLVARRDLGAAVNRAMAALSEDQRKAIVLKEYQGLTFQEIADLLDCPLSTVKTRLYQGLVVLRRELERQGITADVVLPHARPASGAEARRR
- a CDS encoding PEGA domain-containing protein, with amino-acid sequence MKSTLVTSILLAGLVFVNTPSAVQAQHNRNPSGGGGGSSSGGTSSGGSSSGSDSTGSAVPRGGGSSPWGGGSVSSRPSEPTSSSSGARGPARVSGSGTRSYGSNGADGGTGSTTVPPYSRARNGAPVTGYGVPRGSVATLPPIISGPIYWGPDDWYFYPWGYGALALGYFWDPWMWTGYYGGGGYPWMDPYWSGGGGGGGGSYGSWDNANGSPDANSQSPAEENPLDSNGPTGGLRLKVEPREAEVYVDGFYAGRVDDFDGAMQKLKVVQGSHRIELRAEGYETATFTVNVIAGETTSYKTELKRH
- the fsa gene encoding fructose-6-phosphate aldolase → MKFFVDTGNIADIKRLHALGIIDGVTTNPSLMAKETRDPRDILKEICDIVHGPVSGEVVSTEYDGMLREGRELRKISEHIVVKVPFTQAGVRACKTLTEEGTRVNVTLVFSAAQALIAAKVGAYFVSPFVGRLDDIAHVGMDLIEDIVEIYDNYEYTTQVLVASTRGPLHIVEAAKLGADICTCPPSVIEALFKHPLTDIGLERFLKDWEKAQQK